A genomic segment from Actinomadura hallensis encodes:
- a CDS encoding aldehyde dehydrogenase family protein — MAERGRRRDDWLGRAPCLIGGDWVTTPGDAVPVVDPYTERAIGEAGEAGPDLVEKAVDAAARAAASWGASDPEARAELLERLAALLDEHAADLAALVTRQMGMPAALARASQAELPAAVLRSFAGLARTTAWRERIEGAELVRVPRGVVGAITPWNMPVHQIVAKLGAALAAGNTVVLKPSEQTPFDAVRFGELCLDAGLPAGVVNIVHGTGPVTGSALAASPGVDAVSFTGSVGAGRTVAELAARHLAPVTLELGGKSPAVVLPDADLASAVPAVVRSGLVNSGQACNATTRLVLPRARAADATELIARALEGLTPGDPMLPETTFGPLSSARQRDRVLEHLAAAGDSPALTAHEDNLPGHGYFVAPRVFTGLPAGSPLLREEIFGPVLAVQWYDDEDEAARLAGDNDYGLSAEVWSADPDRAAAFGRRLRVGQVKVNGVRTRERPAVPFGGFGLSGFGRELGAEGLLEMTTVQAVMS; from the coding sequence GTGGCTGAGCGCGGACGCCGGCGCGACGACTGGCTCGGCCGGGCGCCGTGCCTGATCGGCGGCGACTGGGTGACCACCCCCGGCGACGCCGTGCCGGTCGTCGACCCCTACACCGAGCGCGCGATCGGGGAGGCCGGCGAGGCCGGGCCCGACCTGGTCGAGAAGGCGGTGGACGCCGCGGCGCGCGCCGCCGCGTCCTGGGGCGCGAGCGACCCGGAGGCCCGCGCGGAGCTGCTGGAGCGGCTCGCGGCGCTGCTCGACGAGCACGCCGCCGACCTCGCGGCGCTCGTCACCCGCCAGATGGGGATGCCCGCCGCCCTCGCCAGGGCCAGCCAGGCCGAGCTGCCCGCCGCGGTGCTGCGGTCGTTCGCCGGCCTCGCCCGCACGACCGCCTGGCGCGAGCGGATCGAGGGCGCCGAACTGGTCCGGGTCCCCCGCGGGGTCGTCGGCGCGATCACGCCGTGGAACATGCCGGTGCACCAGATCGTCGCGAAGCTCGGCGCGGCGCTCGCGGCGGGCAACACCGTGGTGCTCAAGCCGAGCGAGCAGACGCCGTTCGACGCCGTCCGGTTCGGCGAGCTGTGCCTCGACGCCGGTCTCCCGGCCGGCGTCGTGAACATCGTGCACGGCACCGGCCCCGTCACCGGGTCCGCGCTCGCCGCCTCCCCGGGCGTGGACGCGGTGTCGTTCACCGGCAGCGTCGGGGCGGGCCGGACGGTCGCCGAACTGGCCGCGCGGCACCTCGCGCCCGTCACCCTCGAGCTCGGCGGCAAGTCCCCGGCCGTGGTCCTGCCGGACGCCGACCTGGCTTCGGCGGTGCCCGCCGTGGTGCGCTCCGGCCTGGTCAACTCCGGCCAGGCGTGCAACGCCACCACGCGGCTCGTCCTGCCGCGCGCCCGCGCCGCCGACGCGACCGAGCTGATCGCCCGCGCGCTGGAGGGGCTGACCCCGGGCGACCCGATGCTGCCGGAGACCACGTTCGGCCCGCTGTCGTCCGCGCGGCAGCGGGACCGCGTGCTGGAGCACCTCGCCGCCGCCGGGGACTCGCCGGCGCTCACCGCCCACGAGGACAACTTGCCCGGCCACGGATACTTCGTGGCCCCGCGGGTGTTCACCGGCCTGCCCGCCGGCTCGCCGCTGCTGCGCGAGGAGATCTTCGGGCCGGTCCTGGCCGTCCAGTGGTACGACGACGAGGACGAGGCCGCCCGGCTCGCCGGCGACAACGACTACGGGCTGTCGGCGGAGGTGTGGTCGGCCGACCCCGACCGCGCCGCCGCGTTCGGACGCCGCCTGCGCGTCGGCCAGGTCAAGGTCAACGGCGTGCGCACCCGGGAGCGTCCCGCCGTCCCGTTCGGCGGGTTCGGACTGTCGGGCTTCGGCCGCGAGCTGGGCGCCGAGGGACTGCTGGAGATGACGACCGTCCAGGCGGTGATGAGCTGA
- a CDS encoding coniferyl-alcohol dehydrogenase — translation MTGRRIVVTGAASGIGLALADRLLAAGDAVIGLDRSPCPDRITTSVQVDLGDPDAVRAAVASLDGPVHGIANVAGVPGTAPPEVVLAVNLLGARVLTEALLPRLPEGAAVVNVASVAAHRNTVAPEALDELVGVEDAAGVRAWLTRHPLDGPAAYDTSKAAMLAWTERLAVRLLPRRVRAVSVSPGPVDTPILDDFRTTMGADRFDGAVALVGRHGTAGEIAAVVEFVLGPDASWLNGVDVPVEGGLYAARKHRP, via the coding sequence ATGACCGGACGCAGGATCGTGGTGACCGGCGCGGCGTCGGGCATCGGCCTGGCGCTGGCCGACCGGCTGCTGGCCGCCGGGGACGCCGTCATCGGCCTCGACCGCTCCCCGTGCCCGGACCGGATCACCACCTCGGTCCAGGTCGACCTGGGCGACCCCGACGCGGTGCGCGCGGCCGTGGCGTCCCTCGACGGTCCCGTGCACGGGATCGCCAACGTCGCCGGCGTGCCCGGAACCGCGCCGCCCGAGGTCGTCCTGGCGGTCAACCTGCTCGGCGCCCGGGTGCTCACCGAGGCGCTGCTGCCGCGGCTGCCGGAGGGCGCCGCGGTGGTCAACGTCGCGTCCGTCGCGGCGCACCGCAACACCGTCGCCCCCGAGGCGCTCGACGAGCTGGTCGGGGTCGAGGACGCCGCCGGGGTCCGCGCCTGGCTCACGCGTCACCCGCTGGACGGGCCCGCCGCCTACGACACCTCCAAGGCGGCGATGCTCGCCTGGACCGAACGGCTCGCGGTGCGCCTGCTGCCGCGCCGCGTGCGGGCCGTCAGCGTCAGCCCCGGCCCCGTCGACACCCCCATCCTCGACGACTTCCGCACCACGATGGGGGCCGACCGCTTCGACGGCGCGGTCGCGCTGGTCGGCAGGCACGGCACCGCCGGAGAGATCGCCGCGGTCGTCGAGTTCGTCCTCGGGCCGGACGCCTCCTGGCTGAACGGCGTCGACGTCCCCGTCGAAGGCGGTCTGTACGCCGCCCGCAAGCACCGCCCGTGA
- a CDS encoding pyruvate, phosphate dikinase — MDQSTLAGDVHLLDGTLPLTREAVGGKAYSLNRMSALGLPVPPAFAIGVDVCPAYHEAGGRVPDPVWAGVLERLAELERRTGRRFGDAAAPLLLSVRSGAERSMPGMMDTVLNLGLTETLRDALAEQSGNREWADDTWTRFVRSYTDIVGSAPPADPVEQLREAIGAVFRSWFSERAVAYRERHGITDLAGTAVTVQAMVFGNLNADSGTGVLFTRDPNTGEPGLFGEWLAKAQGEDVVSGERTPQPLSALAEAQPGNHAELERIARILEEDHRDMVDVEFTIESGTLYVLQARAGKRTALAAARIAVDMANEGLIDRRTALDRVTPEQARQLEEQGGGAVGGERLATGLGASPGVGKGVAVTDTDEALRLADAGESVVLVRPATSPEDVPAMFVSAAVVTEHGGGTSHAALVCREIGLPCVVGCGDGTMGALDGRTITVDGTAGVVLDGAVDTAGGGAGQELIETLTAWAGELTGRTGPLPELLSAR; from the coding sequence ATGGACCAGAGCACCCTCGCCGGTGACGTTCATCTGCTGGACGGCACCCTCCCGCTGACGCGGGAGGCCGTCGGAGGCAAGGCGTACAGCCTCAACCGCATGAGCGCCCTCGGGCTGCCCGTCCCGCCCGCGTTCGCTATCGGCGTCGACGTCTGCCCCGCCTACCACGAGGCGGGCGGACGGGTGCCGGACCCGGTGTGGGCGGGCGTGCTGGAGCGCCTCGCCGAACTGGAGCGCCGCACCGGCCGCCGCTTCGGCGACGCGGCCGCGCCGCTGCTGCTCTCCGTGCGGTCGGGCGCCGAGCGGAGCATGCCCGGCATGATGGACACCGTCTTGAACCTCGGCCTGACCGAGACGCTGCGCGACGCGCTGGCCGAGCAGTCCGGGAACCGTGAATGGGCCGACGACACCTGGACGCGGTTCGTCCGCTCGTACACCGACATCGTCGGCTCCGCGCCGCCCGCCGACCCGGTGGAGCAGCTGCGCGAGGCCATCGGCGCCGTCTTCCGGTCCTGGTTCTCCGAGCGGGCGGTCGCCTACCGGGAGCGGCACGGGATCACCGACCTGGCGGGCACCGCGGTCACCGTGCAGGCCATGGTCTTCGGCAACCTGAACGCCGACTCGGGCACCGGGGTGCTGTTCACGCGCGACCCCAACACCGGCGAGCCGGGGCTGTTCGGCGAGTGGCTGGCCAAGGCGCAGGGCGAGGACGTCGTCTCGGGCGAGCGGACCCCGCAGCCGCTGTCGGCCCTCGCGGAGGCGCAGCCGGGCAACCACGCGGAACTGGAGCGCATCGCGCGGATCCTCGAGGAGGACCACCGCGACATGGTGGACGTCGAGTTCACCATCGAGTCCGGCACGCTGTACGTGCTGCAGGCCCGGGCCGGCAAGCGCACGGCGCTGGCCGCCGCCCGGATCGCCGTGGACATGGCGAACGAGGGCCTCATCGACCGGCGCACCGCCCTCGACCGCGTGACGCCGGAGCAGGCGCGGCAGCTGGAGGAGCAGGGCGGCGGCGCGGTCGGCGGGGAGAGGCTCGCCACCGGGCTCGGCGCGAGCCCGGGCGTCGGGAAGGGCGTCGCGGTCACCGACACCGACGAGGCGCTCCGGCTCGCCGACGCGGGCGAGTCCGTGGTGCTGGTGCGTCCCGCGACGTCGCCGGAGGACGTGCCCGCCATGTTCGTGTCCGCCGCGGTCGTCACCGAGCACGGCGGCGGCACGTCCCACGCCGCGCTCGTGTGCCGGGAGATCGGGCTGCCCTGCGTCGTCGGTTGCGGAGACGGCACCATGGGAGCCCTCGACGGCCGTACGATCACGGTCGACGGCACCGCGGGAGTCGTCCTCGACGGTGCGGTCGACACCGCGGGCGGCGGCGCCGGACAGGAGCTGATCGAGACGCTCACCGCGTGGGCCGGCGAGCTCACCGGACGGACGGGACCGCTGCCGGAACTGCTGTCGGCCCGTTGA
- a CDS encoding TetR/AcrR family transcriptional regulator translates to METGRQRRADGAPAPDAARENEAARRHIRQLIASLLPESAEKRPNKRGQETREKLIAAAADCFSDYGYNRTRISDIASRAGTAQGNFYRHFSSLDEIFLAALQPALEELASTSAPSHPNEGGLQHLINQNITYLQVYSRNRHLLRVMREAAASEHEGFASLWLQLRAGFVHRTRRWLERLHERGKIGSADFGLLAEALGSLTEQMAYVHVGLPPVAPRPERIKELATVIGEVWYRALPPVDEKTPDPAP, encoded by the coding sequence ATGGAGACGGGCCGGCAGCGGCGCGCGGACGGCGCGCCGGCGCCCGACGCCGCGCGGGAGAACGAGGCCGCGCGCCGGCACATCCGGCAGCTGATCGCGAGCCTGCTGCCGGAGAGCGCGGAGAAGCGGCCCAACAAACGCGGCCAGGAGACCCGCGAGAAGCTCATAGCGGCGGCCGCGGACTGCTTCAGCGACTACGGCTACAACCGGACGCGCATCTCCGACATCGCCAGTCGCGCGGGCACCGCGCAGGGCAACTTCTACCGCCACTTCTCCAGCCTCGACGAGATCTTCCTCGCCGCGCTGCAGCCCGCCCTGGAGGAGCTCGCGTCGACCTCGGCGCCGTCGCACCCCAACGAGGGCGGGCTCCAGCACCTGATCAACCAGAACATCACCTACCTGCAGGTCTACAGCCGCAACCGGCACCTGCTGCGGGTGATGCGCGAGGCCGCCGCGAGCGAGCACGAGGGCTTCGCCTCGCTGTGGCTCCAGCTGCGCGCCGGGTTCGTCCACCGGACCCGGCGCTGGCTGGAGCGCCTGCACGAGCGCGGCAAGATCGGCTCCGCGGACTTCGGCCTGCTCGCCGAGGCGCTCGGCTCCCTCACCGAGCAGATGGCCTACGTCCACGTCGGCCTGCCGCCGGTCGCCCCCCGCCCGGAACGCATCAAGGAACTGGCCACGGTGATCGGCGAAGTCTGGTACCGCGCCCTCCCCCCGGTGGACGAGAAGACCCCGGACCCGGCCCCCTGA
- the msrA gene encoding peptide-methionine (S)-S-oxide reductase MsrA yields MTTEKAILAGGCFWGMEELFRHQPGVVSTRVGYSGGDVPNATYRNHGTHAESIEVVYDPEKTDYRTLLEFFFQIHDPTTKNRQGNDIGTSYRSAIFYIGDEQRRIAEETIADVDASGLWPGKVVTEVAPAGDFWEAEPEHQDYLQKYPDGYTCHFPRPGWKLPKRTTA; encoded by the coding sequence GTGACCACCGAGAAGGCAATCCTCGCCGGCGGCTGCTTCTGGGGCATGGAGGAGCTGTTCCGTCATCAGCCCGGCGTCGTGTCGACGCGCGTCGGGTACAGCGGCGGCGACGTCCCGAACGCCACCTACCGGAACCACGGCACCCACGCGGAGTCCATCGAGGTCGTCTACGACCCGGAGAAGACCGACTACCGGACGCTCCTCGAGTTCTTCTTCCAGATCCACGACCCCACGACGAAGAACCGCCAGGGCAACGACATCGGCACCAGCTACCGGTCGGCCATCTTCTACATCGGCGACGAGCAGAGGCGCATCGCCGAAGAGACGATCGCGGACGTGGACGCCTCGGGTCTGTGGCCCGGCAAGGTCGTCACCGAGGTCGCCCCTGCGGGCGACTTCTGGGAGGCCGAACCGGAGCACCAGGACTACCTGCAGAAGTACCCCGACGGCTACACCTGCCACTTCCCGCGTCCCGGCTGGAAGCTCCCGAAGCGGACGACGGCCTGA